The Desulfonatronum lacustre DSM 10312 region TCCAGGTACATGCCCGTGCGGCCGTGCAGGTAAAGGATGTCGCCCTGGGCGTTGACCAGGGCCCCGGCCTGGACGACCTCTTGCAGCAGGGCCTGTTCGGTCAGCTCGCGCACCGACGGTCTTTTGGGGGCGGACGTCCTTTCGGCACCCTGTGGGGATGCGGCCCCCATGGCCGTCATGGACGGCACGAACCGCCCCAGGCTCGTGCGCTGGCCCCCCGAAAGGTCGTCCTTGCGCTGGAAGAGCTTTTGCTTGCGCTCCAGCGCGGCAAAGATGTCCAAAAACTCGCCCACGGTCTCGGAAGACCCCAGAAAGAGAAAACCGCCCGGACGCAGAGCGTAGTGGAACAGCGGGATGATTTTTTTTTGCAGCTCGGCGCTCATGTAGATCAGCAGGTTGCGGCAACTGATCAGGTCGAGCTTGGAAAAGGGCGGGTCCTTGATCACGTTCTGCTCGGAAAAGACCAGCATGTCGCGAATCTTCTTGTGGATGCGAAAGGCGCTGTTGTCCGGCTCGGTCGTAAAAAAACGCTCCAGCCGCTCCGGTGAAATATCCGCGGCGATGGAAGCCGGATAGATCCCGGCCCGGGCCGTGGCAATGGCCCGGCTGTCAATGTCCGTGGCAAAGACCTGGACCTGGAAGTTCTGGCGGATGGCCGCCTGGTGTTCAGCCAGAAGGATGGCCAGGGAATAGGCCTCCTCACCGGTGGAGCAGCCCACGGACCAGACCCGGATGACGGCGTTGGCCGACCTGCCGGCAAAGAGCTTGGGCACGATCTGTTCCTCCAAAGCCTTGAAGGCTTCGGGGTCGCGGAAGAAATTGGTCACCCCGATGAGCAGGTCGCGGAACAGGGCGTCCACCTCTTTCGGCGCCTGTTGCGCGAACCGGACGTAGTCCTCCATGGTTTCGATCTGATGAACGGCCATGCGCCGTTCGATGCGCCGCAGGACAGTGGATGGTTTGTACTGGGAAAAGTCGTGCCCGGTCTGGCTGCGCAGCAGGACATAAATTTTTTTCAACGCCGTGTCGGCCTTGGGCGCGGGGGTCGCGGGCTTGGGAGGCCGACCAAAGGCATGGGCCGCGTAGGTGACAAGCTGGGCCGGCATCTCGGCCGGCGGCAGCTCGAAATCCACCAGGCCCGTGGCCAGGGCGCTGCGCGGCATGCCGTCGAATTCCGTGGATGCCGGGTTCTGGGCCATGACCATGCCGCCCTCGCCCTTGATATCCCGGACGCCAAGGGTGCCGTCGCTGCCCGTGCCGGAAAGCACGATGCCGATGGCCCGTTCGCGTTGATCATGGGCCAGGGAGCGGAAGAAGAAGTCGATGGGCAGACGATGACCACGCGGGGCGGCGGGCTCCAGCAACTGGAGCGAGCCGTTCAGGAAGGCCATGTCCCGGTTCGGCGGGATGATGTAGGTGCAGTTGGGACGGACCTGCATCCCATCCTCCACCTCGAAGACCTCCATCCTCGTGTAGCGCCGGATCAGGTCCGTGAGCATGCTTTTGTGATCCGGGGCCAGGTGCTGCACCAGGACAAAAGCCATGTCGGGGTCGGCATTCTCGGGCATGGCGGAGAAGAAGGCCTCAAACGCGGCCAGGCCCCCGGCCGAGGCCCCGATGCCCACGATGGGGAAGTCCGGGCCGTGACCTGGATCGGGGCCTGGATCGGGGCCTGGATCGGGCACGGGATCGGGCTGTTGCGACGCTTCAGCCGACTCCGGCGCGGCTGCTTCCTGTCCGGCGGCCTTGCTCGGCTTGGCCTTGCTTTTCTTGCTTTTCTTGCTTGTCTTGCTTGTCTTGCTTGTCTGGCTTGTCTGGCTTGGAGACATGACGTGGTCCTTGGCTAGAGAGATCGCTGAGAGTAAAGTGGGGAACTATCGCCCTCAGAATCGGGCCAGTCAAGGATAAGATGGAATCCTTGCAGGGCAATCATTGTTTCTCCTCAAAATCCAAATCGCGATCGAAATCGAAATCGAAATTGAAAAATACTGTTCATCTTCCCCCGTGATGACGCCATCTTCTTGGATATGACGCTCGATTTCGATCACGATTTCGATTTCGATTTCGATTCAGATAGCGGAATGGTAAAGGAAAACGTGCTGCCCTGGCCGGGAATGCTTTCCACCCGGATTTGCCCGCCGAGTTTCTCCACGAATTCCTTACACAGGACCAGTCCCAGGCCGGACCCTTTTTCTCCGCGAGTGCCGGGATGCGACGTCTTGTGGTCAACGGCGAAAATAGTGTCCATAAATTCCTGATTCATGCCGATACCGTTGTCCTGCACGGAAATCGTGACCATTCCGTCGTCTTGGGTCGCCGCGACGGCCACGTGGCCCCCGGGGCCGCTGAATTTGACGGCGTTGGAGATGAGGTTGCGCAAGACGGCGTTCAGCATATGCCGGTCGGCGAAGACCTTCAAACCTCGAGGAACGATGCGTTGCAAGGCTACGGCTTTCTGATCGGCTCTGGTTTTGGCCAGTACGAGGTTGTCTTTGACCAGATCGTCCACATCCAGCTCCACTGGTTCATATTTAAATTCCCCACGTTGCAAGGAGGACCATTCCAGCAGATTGTCCAGCAGGCGAAACAGTGTTTCCGCGGATTCCTTCAGATTTAAGAAAACATTTTTCAGCTTGTTCGGCGACCAGTCAACGACACCGTTTGCCAGGAGTCTGGCAATCCCGACAAAGCCGACCAGGGGAGAACGCAGATCATGGGCAATGATGGCAAATAATTTGTTCTTTTCGGCCAACGCCCGCTGAAGCTGCTCCTCGGCCTCCTTGCGCTTGGAAATATCGCTGATCACCATGCGGCAGACCGGCTTGCCGTTGTCGTCACGGGTACTGGAGGATGCCAGGTGCGCCCATGAATATCCTCCATCCGCCCGGACAAGCCGCAGCTCTCGCTCCAGGGGCTTGCCGGTCTTGAAAACCTGCCTGTGGTACAAGTGGTAGGCGTCCAGGTCCGCCTTGTGAATAAATCGGACCAACGGCTGGGTGACCAGGGCGTCTTGATCCGTGCCCAGCAGGGCGGCCGCGGCAAGGTTGGCCTGCTGGATCAGTCCCGGCTTGGAGATGGTGACATAGCCTACGGGGGCCAGATTGTAGAGGTCGTAGTAGCGGGCCTTGACGGCCTCGAGTTCATCATGGGCCGTGCGCAGCTCCTCGTTCTGCAGCTCCAGTTCGATCTGGTGCATCCGCAGTTCGTGGAGGGTCCGGCGCACGTCGTCGGTGGACAACGCGGCGGCCAGCTCCATGTTTTCCATCTCCAGCTTGATCCGCTGCACATGCTGTTCGCGAAGATATTCTTCAACCGACAAGGCAACCTGGTTGTCGGGTGGCGACTGCGAGTCCTGCTTGCGCACAATCGCTTCGGCCTTTTGGCGCAGTTTCTCGGCGTACCCGGGGTCAGATCTTTTTTTCATTGGTCCCACCAACCGATAAAAGCCAAATCTTCCCACCGCGTTCGTTTCAGCCTGATCACCCGCATGGTTCCTCTTTTTTCATGTTGGAGTGATCGAAAACATCAGCAACACGCTCGCCGAACTCCACCAGTTCGGCGTCCAGGACCAACAGTGATTCTCTGATGGTGTTCACGATGCTTTCGGCATATTCAGCGGCATGGCCGGTCGTGAACACGCCCACTCTCTTCAGTTCTTGTGCGGGCCGCTTTTCTGCCGTGTCGTCTTTCACCATAACCCCGCCGATTTGTCGTCCTGCCTCTTTTCCAGCAATCCGTCGCTTCTTCCACTCTGCTTTCAAATCTGTAGGGGCGGACCTATGTGTCTGCCCCCGCGGATGGTCGATCCTGCTGTTTATGATGCCGTTTGCAGCGTTTAGCCATTCAACCGTGGGCATTTTCCGCCCATGCGACGTGTCGCCTCAGCCCGCAAGGGGCGCACACACAGGTGCGCCCCTACGGCACGGTTGCTATTCCGATTTCGATTTCGATTCCGATTTCGATTTTGATCCAGTGCCGGCCTTGGCGATGCATCTTAAATTGAACGCAAACTACAATTACAACACCCGCAATTCGCAGACCCGCCGAAAATGGTAACCGTAGATGGCCAGGGTCACGGCCAGGGGCAGGGATCGTGGCCGCCGGAGCAGGGTCCAGAAGAACAGCTTCCAGTAGTGGAACCGTTCCTGACCCAGGATGCCAAGACGGATGATGGATCGGGACAAGGCCAGCAGACTTTCGGAGAGGCCCCGGATTTGCCATGGTTTCTTGGTGCTCGGCAGGTTGTACTCCCGCAAAAAGGTGATCACCCGCTGATAGTACGCCTCGGGCGAGTAGATGTTTTTCAGGATGTCCTTGTACCCGTCGCGCAGCGACTCCAGGGTCATGGCCGGCAGGATGTTCGTCGTTCCGTCCACGTTGTCGCCGGAAATGCCTTCCCGCAGCCGCCCGGCCTGCTTAAGCCTCTTGTAAAGCCTGGTGCCGGGAGGAGCCTGGAGCAGGCCGACCATGGCGGTTGTGATGCCGCTTTGCTGGATGAACTCCACGAGGCGGGTGAAAACGGCCGGTTCGTCGTTGTCAAAGCCGACGATGAACCCTCCCTGGACCTGGATCCCGAACCGCTGGATCCGCTTCACGTCCCGGATCAGGTCGCGACGGATGTTCTGCCCTTTGCCGCATTCGGCCAGACTGGCTTCGTTGGGCGTTTCAATGCCGATGAACACGGTATCGAACCCCGCCTCGACCATCATGGCCATCAGCTCTTCGTCGTCAGCCAGGTTAATGGACGCCTCGGTGCCGAAGGGCATACCCTTCTTGTCTTTTCGCCAGTTGACCAGGGCGGGCAGCAGCTCGGTTTTCAGCCGCCGCTTGTTCCCGATCAGGTTGTCGTCCACGAAAAAGATCCCGCCCCGCCAGCCGTTGGCATACAGACCGTCCAGCTCGGCGATCATCTGGGGGGCGCTCTTGTTGCGCGGCGTTCGGCCCAGCAGGGCCGTGATGTTGCAGAAGTCGCAACTGAAGGGACACCCTCGGGAGTACTGGACGCTCATGCTCGCGTACTGTTTCAACTCCAGAAGGTCCCACCGCGGAATGGGCGTTTGTTCGATATCCGCGTACGCATCCGAGGAGTAGACCCGTCTGGCTCGTCCCTGGGCCAGGTCACGCAGAAATTCGGGCAGGGTCAGCTCGGCCTCGTTGAGCACGAAATGATCCACCTCGGGAAACTGTTCATGCTCCACCGTGAACAGCGGCCCGCCGGCGACGACCAGCAGGTCGGCGTCCTTGCACAATTTGATCGCCCTGCGCGATGATTCCCGTTGCACGGTCATGGCGCTGATCAAGGCGTAGTCAGCCCAGATCAGATCATCCAGGGACAATTCCCGGATATTCAAATCCACCAGGCGCAGGTCCCAGTTTTCCGGTAGCATGGCCGCGATGGTCACAAGTCCTAATGGCGGCGAAGAAACTTTCTTGTCTATGAACTTCAAAGCGTGCTTGAAGCTCCAGAACGTATCCGGGATCTCGGGATAGACCAGCAGGACGTTCACGGTGCGCGGTGATGATGCAGGAGTCATGTGCTCTCCCTGTGATAGAGGCTGACAAGAAGTCCGAACAGGCTATTCTTGTGTATGGCAGCCTTTGCAGTCGACGGGTCCGCCGGGCTGTTCCCGTTTCTTAAAGTCCGCATGACAGCCGATACACAGATCATGATACGCCTTTTGAAAATACCTGACGTCCCTTCTCTGCTCGGGAGTCTCCACAACGAACATGTCGTGACAGCCGGTATCCTTGCACCCCTGATCGACCTCGGTGCCTCCGGAGGTGTGGTGGCATGCGATACATTCCATGGTTTCGTGCTTGCCGTGGGAGAAAACTACGGACTTCTGCCTGGTCTCGATTCCTTCCGGTTTGGCGATCAATTCGGTCCGGGCCGCCGAAGTGGACGACCACATAAAGAGCAGTGCAAAGGCTACCGAAGCCAGAATCGCGGACGATGATTTTTTCATGGGGGTGACTCCGTCGATAAAAACGCGGGAACAAATCGTGATTCGTTCCCGCGTGGCGTACCGCTCTACTTTCCCGCGGCCCTTTTCACATCGCCGACTTTTTCCTGCACGACTCCGCCGAGTTTTTCGATTTTGCCTTCGGCTTCCATTTCGGGATTGTTGACGGCCCTCCCGAGGACCTCTTTGATCTTTCCTTTTCCCTGATGCAACTTGCCTTCAGCCTCATCCATCGTGCTGGATTTCATGATGGTTTCTCCGTTATTGTCAGTGATTATCAAAAACTCGGAATGCTCCCAACGATTCCGGTCATCCAATCAACCCGAGAATACCGAATATGATCAGATAGACGGCGACGATGTAATTCAACAGTCTCGGAAACATCAGAATCAGGATCCCCGCAATGAGCGCAACCACCGGCTCAGGCGCGATGTTCAGTTGCATATTTTTCAACCTCCCATGAAAATAGCGGCGATTCATGGACCGCCTTGCCGTGATGCCGTGCATCATGACCATCTCAAATACGCCCCATGAGCAGGAGAATGACCAGGATCAGCAGGATCAATCCGATTCCGCCACTGGGGTAAGGTCCCCAGGATCTGCTGTGGTTCCAGGTGGGCAGAGCGCCGATGAGCAAAAGGACAAGGACGACGACCAGAATGGTTCCCATGACATGCATCTCCTGTTTTCAATGCTTTTTTAGCTAATAGATGATCGAACCCCGCTGAATCTGCTCTTTCCTGAT contains the following coding sequences:
- a CDS encoding chemotaxis protein CheB — translated: MSPSQTSQTSKTSKTSKKSKKSKAKPSKAAGQEAAAPESAEASQQPDPVPDPGPDPGPDPGHGPDFPIVGIGASAGGLAAFEAFFSAMPENADPDMAFVLVQHLAPDHKSMLTDLIRRYTRMEVFEVEDGMQVRPNCTYIIPPNRDMAFLNGSLQLLEPAAPRGHRLPIDFFFRSLAHDQRERAIGIVLSGTGSDGTLGVRDIKGEGGMVMAQNPASTEFDGMPRSALATGLVDFELPPAEMPAQLVTYAAHAFGRPPKPATPAPKADTALKKIYVLLRSQTGHDFSQYKPSTVLRRIERRMAVHQIETMEDYVRFAQQAPKEVDALFRDLLIGVTNFFRDPEAFKALEEQIVPKLFAGRSANAVIRVWSVGCSTGEEAYSLAILLAEHQAAIRQNFQVQVFATDIDSRAIATARAGIYPASIAADISPERLERFFTTEPDNSAFRIHKKIRDMLVFSEQNVIKDPPFSKLDLISCRNLLIYMSAELQKKIIPLFHYALRPGGFLFLGSSETVGEFLDIFAALERKQKLFQRKDDLSGGQRTSLGRFVPSMTAMGAASPQGAERTSAPKRPSVRELTEQALLQEVVQAGALVNAQGDILYLHGRTGMYLEPAPGESDTLNILKMAREGLRRALTSALHNVSQTRETVHHPGLRVKTNGDFITVNLIVRPVPVAPAASLEPPLCLVVLEQAREQAQEPKSATMAIGPDGIPSLEPGTGERGDADARIAALKQELLAKDEYLQAANEELETSNEELKSSNEEMQSVNEELQSTNEELETSKEELQSVNEELSTVNVELQTKVADLSRANNDMNNLLAGTGIATVFVDHQLRILRFTPAATRIINLILSDIGRPVAHIVSNLSGYDTLVSDTQSVLDTLVSKQVEVRTTEGRWYAMHIQPYRTLDNVIEGAVLTFVDITTMKKAREALQQSEERFRLLVQFSSDPIFSVNRDGTYRFVNDAFAEVLHVQPAELIGKTPHDFFPPEQAEEQLALVRRVLGTGKKEEIRSRVVTDAGVERFSTLQAESVSDEHGKPAWALCVSRHGPATP
- a CDS encoding PAS domain-containing sensor histidine kinase, which encodes MKKRSDPGYAEKLRQKAEAIVRKQDSQSPPDNQVALSVEEYLREQHVQRIKLEMENMELAAALSTDDVRRTLHELRMHQIELELQNEELRTAHDELEAVKARYYDLYNLAPVGYVTISKPGLIQQANLAAAALLGTDQDALVTQPLVRFIHKADLDAYHLYHRQVFKTGKPLERELRLVRADGGYSWAHLASSSTRDDNGKPVCRMVISDISKRKEAEEQLQRALAEKNKLFAIIAHDLRSPLVGFVGIARLLANGVVDWSPNKLKNVFLNLKESAETLFRLLDNLLEWSSLQRGEFKYEPVELDVDDLVKDNLVLAKTRADQKAVALQRIVPRGLKVFADRHMLNAVLRNLISNAVKFSGPGGHVAVAATQDDGMVTISVQDNGIGMNQEFMDTIFAVDHKTSHPGTRGEKGSGLGLVLCKEFVEKLGGQIRVESIPGQGSTFSFTIPLSESKSKSKS
- a CDS encoding B12-binding domain-containing radical SAM protein, giving the protein MTPASSPRTVNVLLVYPEIPDTFWSFKHALKFIDKKVSSPPLGLVTIAAMLPENWDLRLVDLNIRELSLDDLIWADYALISAMTVQRESSRRAIKLCKDADLLVVAGGPLFTVEHEQFPEVDHFVLNEAELTLPEFLRDLAQGRARRVYSSDAYADIEQTPIPRWDLLELKQYASMSVQYSRGCPFSCDFCNITALLGRTPRNKSAPQMIAELDGLYANGWRGGIFFVDDNLIGNKRRLKTELLPALVNWRKDKKGMPFGTEASINLADDEELMAMMVEAGFDTVFIGIETPNEASLAECGKGQNIRRDLIRDVKRIQRFGIQVQGGFIVGFDNDEPAVFTRLVEFIQQSGITTAMVGLLQAPPGTRLYKRLKQAGRLREGISGDNVDGTTNILPAMTLESLRDGYKDILKNIYSPEAYYQRVITFLREYNLPSTKKPWQIRGLSESLLALSRSIIRLGILGQERFHYWKLFFWTLLRRPRSLPLAVTLAIYGYHFRRVCELRVL
- a CDS encoding cytochrome c3 family protein; translated protein: MKKSSSAILASVAFALLFMWSSTSAARTELIAKPEGIETRQKSVVFSHGKHETMECIACHHTSGGTEVDQGCKDTGCHDMFVVETPEQRRDVRYFQKAYHDLCIGCHADFKKREQPGGPVDCKGCHTQE
- a CDS encoding CsbD family protein is translated as MIITDNNGETIMKSSTMDEAEGKLHQGKGKIKEVLGRAVNNPEMEAEGKIEKLGGVVQEKVGDVKRAAGK
- a CDS encoding DUF3096 domain-containing protein, yielding MMHGITARRSMNRRYFHGRLKNMQLNIAPEPVVALIAGILILMFPRLLNYIVAVYLIIFGILGLIG
- a CDS encoding DUF3309 family protein is translated as MGTILVVVLVLLLIGALPTWNHSRSWGPYPSGGIGLILLILVILLLMGRI